A single genomic interval of Nostoc commune NIES-4072 harbors:
- a CDS encoding sulfurtransferase: MPNPQFVVSPAWLFEHLEDPQIVIVDCRFSLADPQLGQQQYQTSHINGSYYLDLNQDLSSPVGKHGGRHPLPNPNDIANKLAAIGVNSQKSLVVAYDDSRFAFAARLWWLLRYLGHEQVAVLDGGFAGWQKAGYPVTDVVPQPRMGTFVAQVQTEKVVDITEVKSRKDSHEVVLVDSRESDRYRGEREPIDKIAGHIPGAVNYPWQEVTDSSGYLLPQPEQRRRWEQLETAEEILVYCGSGVTACVNLLSLELAGISKGKLYAGSWSDWISY, translated from the coding sequence ATGCCCAACCCTCAATTTGTTGTTTCGCCAGCTTGGCTATTTGAACATCTAGAAGATCCGCAAATCGTTATTGTGGATTGTCGCTTTTCTCTAGCCGATCCACAACTAGGGCAACAACAGTACCAAACAAGTCATATAAATGGGTCATATTATCTAGATTTGAATCAGGATCTTTCCAGTCCAGTGGGTAAACATGGTGGGAGACATCCTTTACCTAACCCCAATGATATCGCTAACAAATTGGCAGCGATTGGGGTAAATTCCCAAAAAAGTTTAGTTGTAGCTTATGATGATTCGCGCTTTGCCTTTGCGGCTCGTCTATGGTGGCTTTTGCGCTATCTAGGGCATGAACAAGTAGCAGTACTGGATGGAGGCTTTGCTGGATGGCAAAAAGCTGGCTATCCTGTTACGGATGTTGTTCCTCAACCCCGGATGGGTACGTTTGTAGCTCAAGTACAAACAGAAAAGGTGGTAGATATTACAGAGGTCAAAAGTCGCAAAGATAGCCATGAGGTAGTATTGGTAGATTCAAGAGAAAGCGATCGCTATCGAGGTGAACGAGAGCCAATTGATAAAATTGCCGGGCATATTCCCGGTGCAGTCAACTATCCTTGGCAAGAAGTTACAGACTCTTCCGGCTACCTACTGCCTCAACCGGAACAACGCCGTCGCTGGGAACAGCTAGAAACAGCCGAGGAAATCTTGGTTTATTGTGGTTCTGGCGTTACTGCTTGCGTAAATTTACTTTCTTTAGAATTAGCTGGCATTAGCAAGGGTAAACTTTATGCTGGTAGCTGGAGTGATTGGATTAGTTATTAG